GGGCAACGCCGATGTCCTGGTCACCCACGCCAAGGCTGGGGACGAGCAGCTCGTGGCGGCAGGGGCCGCCGTCGCGCGGGTCCCGTTCATGCGCAACCACTTCGTGTTGGTGGGCCCCGCGTCGGATCCGGTAGCCGCGAGTAGCGCTACCAGCGTGACGGCTGCGCTCCAGCGCATTGCCACCGCGGGTGCACCATTCGTGAGCCGCGCCGACGATTCGGGAACCCATCGCAAGGAGCAGGCACTGCTGCGCGCGGCTGGCCTCGACCCGAAAGCGCCCTGGGAAGGCGTGATCGAGACCGGTTCGGGCATGGGCTTCTCGCTGCAGGTCGCGGCCGAGCGTCGGGCCTACATCTTGTCCGACCTCGGCACCTTCCTGAACTACCGGGAGCGCACCGGGCTCGTGCGGCACAGCAGTGACGAGCCCGTGCTCGAAAACGTCTACTCCATCTTGCGCGTCGACCCGTCGCGCTTCCCCGGGCGCGTCCGCACCGTCGAAGCCGAAGCCTTCGAGCGCTTCCTCGTCGCGCCCGACGTACAGCGCACCATTGGCCAGTACGGCACCGACCGCTTCGGAGCCCCGCTCTTCCAACCGTTGCGCGGGGTCGAGTCGGCCGCGGCGAACTAGCGCATGATCGGCCTGGGTGAAGGAGAGCTGGTCGAGATCACCCTGCGCACCCTCGCCGTGAGCGGGTCGGCCCTGATGATCGCGCTCGGGATCGGGTTGCCGATCGGCATCTTCCTCGGCCAACGGCGATTCTCGGGGCGTGCAGCCGTGGTGACCGGTGTCAACGCGGGCATGGGAGCGCCGCCGGTGGTGGTGGGTCTGTTGGTGGCACTGCTCCTCTGGCGCAGCGGTCCCCTTGGTGGCCTCGGTTGGATGTACACGCCCTGGGCGATGGTGTTGGCCCAGGCGCTGATCGCGCTGCCGATGGTCGTCGGTATCACGCTGGCCGCCGTCGCGGCGCTTCCCGAGGACTGGATGCTCCAGGTGCGCACCCTCGGCGTCTCGACCGGGTGGCGGGGCTGGCTCTTGCTTCGAGAGATCCGCCTCGGGCTGTTCGCGGCGGTGATCGCGGCGCTCGGAGGGATCCTCTCGGAAGTCGGTGCCGTCATGATGGTCGGCGGCAACCTGCGCGGTGAGACCCGCATGCTCACCACCGCGATCCTGATGCACACCCAGATGGGCGACTTCGAAGCGGCTCTGGGGCTCGCCGCCGTGCTCTTCGGCTTGATGATCTCGCTGGCGGCGCTCCTGACCGTCGTTCAGCAGAGTGGACGCTCGTGAGCGCAGCGGTTCTCGAGCTCCGCGAGGTCGTCGTCGAGCGCCGTTCGAAGACGGGAGCGTTCCGTCTCGAGGTGGATGCGCTCGCGGTGGAACCCGGCGAAGTGCTGGTGGTGCTCGGGCCGAACGGCGCGGGGAAGAGCACGCTCCTGCGCGTGCTGGCCGGGCTCGAGTCGGACGTGACGGGACGGCTGCACGGAATCGGGCCCGAGACGGCGACGCTGGTGTTCCAACAGCCGGCGCTCTTCTCGGGGACGGTCTTGCACAACGTGCGCGTCGCCCTGCGAGGCCGTGGAGTGCCGCGTGACGCTGCCGATGCCAAGGCGCTGCGGGCGCTCGAGCGCTTCGGGATGGAGGGCCTGGCCGGACGTCGTGTCGGCGTGCTCTCGGGGGGCGAGCGGCGCCGCACGGCATTGGCCCGCGCCTTCGCCGTCGACCCGAAAGTGTTGCTGCTGGACGAACCCTTCGACGATCTCGATCTCGCCGCCCAACGCGGTCTGGCGAACGAGTTGCGGCAGCTGGCCGTCGCAGAGGGCATCGCGATCGTGATGGTCACCCACGATCTGCGCGGCGCGCTTCCCCTGGCCGATCGCGTGGCCGTCTTGCTCGACGGGAAGCTGCGTCAGGTCGGCCCACGAGACGCGGTGCTTTCGCGTCCGGCGGATGCGGCGGTCGCTGCTCTGGTCGGAATGGAGAATCTCTGGTCGGCGAGGATCGAGGCGGAGGGCGCGGTCGTCGGGTCGGACCTCGTGTTGCCACCGCCCGCCGATGCGGAGTCTGGCGCGCGCGGGAGCGTCGGTCTGCGCCCCGAACACCTGTGTCTCGGAGCGGTCGACGATACCGAGGCGATCGCGCTGCCGAGCGGGACCGTCCAGGCCCTCCGCGATGATGGCCAGCTCGTGCGGGTCCACGTGCTGGTCGGGCAGACCGACCTCCGTGGTCTGCTGCTCTCGGGTAGCGCGCGAGCGCAACAGCTCGCGGAAGGCGCACCCGTCGCGCTCGCGGTGCGCGCGCGGCACTTGCACTGGATGCCCGAGCCCCGAGCGAAAGCGGAGTGACGATGCGCCTCTACGACTATCTCGAGTCCGGCAACGGCTACAAGGTGCGCCTGCTCCTCCATCAGTTGGAGCGTCGGGTCGAGCGCATCGAGCTCGACATCGTCGCAGGCGAGACACGCACGCCCGAGTTCCTGGCGCTGAACGCAAACGGCCGGATCCCGACCCTCGTGCTCGACGACGGGACGGTGCTTCCCGAGTCGAACGCGATTCTCTGCTACCTGGCCGAGGGCACCCGCTTCTGGCCGCAGGACCGCGTCCAGCGCGCCCAGGTATTGCGCTGGCTCTTCTTCGAGCAGTACAGCCACGAGCCCTACATCGCGGTGCTGCGCTTCTGGGCGCACACGGGCGCGCTCGAGGAGCACGCCTCGGAGGTGCCCGAGCGACGGGTCCGGGGAGAACAGGCGCTCGCGGTCATGGAAGAGCACCTGGACGGTCGCGACTTCTTCGTCGAAACCTACGGCGTAGCCGACATCGCGCTCTACGCGTACACCCACGTTGCCGACGAAGGCGGGTACGACCTCGGCGCGTTTCCACGCGTGCGGGCCTGGATCGGACGCGTGGCCGCGCAGCCGGGGCACATCCCGATCACGCAGGGGTGAGCTAGACCCGTCCCGAGGCTTGCAGCGCCTTGAAGATGCGGCGGGTCGAAGGGGAGCGATTCAGCGTGAAGAAGTGGATGCCCGGCGCGCCGCCGTCGAGCAGCGCCTCGCACTGCGCCGTCGCGTGGCGAACGCCGATCTCCTCGACGCTCTTCGGATCGTCTCCGGCGGCCTCGAGTTCGGCTTCGAGCTCCTGGGGGATCCGATTACCGTTCATCGCCGCCATCCGTCGAATGCCGGGCAGGCTCGTGATCGGCATGATCCCCGCCACGATCGGCACCTCGATCCCCGCAGTACGCGCGCGATCGACGTAGTCGAAGTAGTCGGCGTTGTCGAAGAAGAGTTGGGTGACGAGGAATTCGCAGCCCGCTTCCACCTTCCGCCGAAGACCCAGCATCTCCGTGTCCCAATCCGCCGAGTCCGGGTGCTGCTCCGGATGGGCAGCGCCGCCGACGGAGAAGCCCTGCTCGCGCGCGACCCGGGCCAGGTCCGATGCGTACGCGAACTCTCGTTCGATCTCGCCGTCGTCGGGCAGGTCGCCGCGCAGGGCGAGCAGATTCTCGATGCCGTCGCTGCGCAGGCCCGCGAGTACGTCGCGCACCTCGTCGCGCGAATAGTGGACGGTCACCAGGTGGGCCATGGTCGGGACGTCGAACTCGTTCTGGATCCGCGCGACCAGGGTGAAGGTGAGCGAGCGCCGTCCCTTCTCGAGGGGGCAGGTGACCGAGATGTAGTCGGGGCCGAGCTCCGAGAGCTCGGTCACCGCACGCATCAGGATCTCGACGCCCTTGTCCGTTTTCGGCGGAAAGAACTCGAAGGAGACGACCGGACGTTTCTGCTGGTAGAGCTGGGCGATCTGCATGGCGGGTTTCCCCGGGGGTCGGAGGAGTATAGGAGACGCGTGCAGCCTTGCCTCGATCCGTCGGGGCCGACACCCTACCCGCGATGTCCGGCGATTTCGACGACGACGCCCCGCAGCACGTGGTCGTGCCACGCGACGCCTTGCCGCCCGAGGTCGTGAGCGCCCTGCTCGAGGAGTTCGCGAGCCGCGACGGAACCGACTACGGGAGCGTCGAGCGCAGCCTGGCCGAGAAGGTCGCCGACCTGCGCCGCCAGCTCGAGCGCGGCGAGATCGGCATCGTGTTCGATCCGGGGTCCGAGACGACCACGCTGGTGCCCGCCCGCGAACTCCCCGACGGGTAGGCGCGCGCAGCTTCGGGGCGCCGAGAGGTGTGGAGCCGACGAGGTCGACCCCACACCGGGGTCGCAAAACGAACCCCTTACCCAGTGAGGCCATTCTGTCCCGCCGACGGTGCTGCCGTCAACGCGGTGCTCTCCGTCGGTGGACGGGCACCCTTGGGCTGCGATGGACCGTTGCGCGCGAGTAACGGGAGAAGGAGAATCCGCCACACACCCCCGCCTCGCTCGCGGCCGCGCCCGGACCGCGCCAACCACCGCCTTTCGACCCGGACGCGGTCGGCCACCAGGAGTTCTGATGATCTACGACAGCATTCTCGACACGATCGGCAACACCCCGGTCGTGCGCCTCGACCACATCGCGCCTCCGGGCATCGATCTCTTCGCGAAGGTCGAGGCCTTCAACCCGGGCGGCTCGGTCAAGGACCGCCTCGCCTACGCGATCCTCCAGGACGCCGAGAAGCGTGGCGTCCTGAAGCCGGGCCAGACCATCGTCGAAGCCACTTCGGGCAACACGGGCATCGCGCTCGCCATGGTGTGTGCGGCGAAGGGCCATCCCTTCGTGGCGACGATGGCCGAGTCCTTTTCGATCGAGCGGCGCAAGGTGATGCGCGCGTTCGGTGCGAAGGTGATCCTGACGCCGGCGGCCGAGCGCGGCACCGGAATGGTGAAGAAGGCCGAAGAACTCGCCGAGCAGCACGGCTGGTTCCTGGCACGCCAGTTCCAGAACCCGGCGAACCCCGAGTACCATCGCAACACCACCGGACCCGAGATCCTGCGCGACTTCGCGAACCGTCGGCTCGACTACTGGGTGACCGGCTGGGGGACGGGCGGCACGCTCACCGGCGCCGGTCAGGTGATCAAGCGCGCGCGTCCCGACACGAAGATCGTGGCCACCGAACCCGAGCCGGCCTCGCTCCTGGCGGGGAAGGAATGGCAGCCCCACAAGATCCAGGGTTGGACGCCCGACTTCGTGCCGGACGTGCTCGACGCCGAGGTCTTCGACGAGCTGATCCCCGTTGGCGAGGACGAGTCGAAGGAGTGCGCGCGCCGTCTCGCTGCAGAGGAGGGCATCTTCGTCGGGCTCTCAGCCGGGGCGACGCTGGCGGCGGGTCTCCAGATCGCGAAGCAGGCCGAGAAGGGATCGACCATTCTGGTCATGCTCCCGGACACCGGCGATCGCTACCTGTCGACCTGGCTCTTCGACGACGTCGAGGAAGGCTCGGACGAGGCCTGGCTCTCCACGCTCTAGGCGAACCCGCGCGGGCTAGCGCGTGGCGTCGGCCGTCCGAGGGCCTGCGATCGCGTTCTGCGCGACCGGCGACTCGAGTGCGCGACGAGGCGGGACCGCCTCGCCGGCCACCTGGACGTAGGCGAGGTAGCGGTCGCGCACAGCGCGCACGTAGCGAACGGGCTCGTCGCAGCGGCAGTAGCCCATCGGGCTCTTCGCGGCGACGCTGCGGCTGCGCTTCGCCAGCATCGCCGTCTCGACGTGGCCGAACCAGCGGTTCGGGTCGAGGCCCCGCTCGCGAGCGAGCCGACGCGCGTCTGCCAGGTGCCCTTCGCCGGCGTTGTAGGCGGCGAGGGCGAGCCAGTTGCGATCCGCGACCGAGAGCGAGTCCTCGAGTCGACCGCGCAGGCGTGCCAGGTAGCGAATGCCGGCGTGGATGCCGGTTTCCGGGTGCTCGACGTTCGGAAGCCCCACCGAACGCGCGGTGCGCGGCATCACCTGCAGCAGGCCTCGCGCTCCCGCGAAGGAGCGCGCGCGCGGGTCGAACTTGCTCTCCTGGTGCATCTGCGCGGCGATCAAGCGCCAATCGAAGCCGTAGCGGCTGGCGTAGCGCCGTAGCAGCTCGTCGAAGGGCGACAGGCGTCCCGCCCGTGAGG
This genomic interval from Myxococcota bacterium contains the following:
- a CDS encoding substrate-binding domain-containing protein — its product is MRIRSILSGLGWLAAIALGAALATPGAPAGAEGGAHRLLLATTTSFRDSGLLDRLLPLFRERTGIEVQVVAVGTGAALRMGAEGNADVLVTHAKAGDEQLVAAGAAVARVPFMRNHFVLVGPASDPVAASSATSVTAALQRIATAGAPFVSRADDSGTHRKEQALLRAAGLDPKAPWEGVIETGSGMGFSLQVAAERRAYILSDLGTFLNYRERTGLVRHSSDEPVLENVYSILRVDPSRFPGRVRTVEAEAFERFLVAPDVQRTIGQYGTDRFGAPLFQPLRGVESAAAN
- a CDS encoding ABC transporter permease translates to MIGLGEGELVEITLRTLAVSGSALMIALGIGLPIGIFLGQRRFSGRAAVVTGVNAGMGAPPVVVGLLVALLLWRSGPLGGLGWMYTPWAMVLAQALIALPMVVGITLAAVAALPEDWMLQVRTLGVSTGWRGWLLLREIRLGLFAAVIAALGGILSEVGAVMMVGGNLRGETRMLTTAILMHTQMGDFEAALGLAAVLFGLMISLAALLTVVQQSGRS
- a CDS encoding ABC transporter ATP-binding protein yields the protein MSAAVLELREVVVERRSKTGAFRLEVDALAVEPGEVLVVLGPNGAGKSTLLRVLAGLESDVTGRLHGIGPETATLVFQQPALFSGTVLHNVRVALRGRGVPRDAADAKALRALERFGMEGLAGRRVGVLSGGERRRTALARAFAVDPKVLLLDEPFDDLDLAAQRGLANELRQLAVAEGIAIVMVTHDLRGALPLADRVAVLLDGKLRQVGPRDAVLSRPADAAVAALVGMENLWSARIEAEGAVVGSDLVLPPPADAESGARGSVGLRPEHLCLGAVDDTEAIALPSGTVQALRDDGQLVRVHVLVGQTDLRGLLLSGSARAQQLAEGAPVALAVRARHLHWMPEPRAKAE
- a CDS encoding glutathione S-transferase family protein, which translates into the protein MRLYDYLESGNGYKVRLLLHQLERRVERIELDIVAGETRTPEFLALNANGRIPTLVLDDGTVLPESNAILCYLAEGTRFWPQDRVQRAQVLRWLFFEQYSHEPYIAVLRFWAHTGALEEHASEVPERRVRGEQALAVMEEHLDGRDFFVETYGVADIALYAYTHVADEGGYDLGAFPRVRAWIGRVAAQPGHIPITQG
- the metF gene encoding methylenetetrahydrofolate reductase [NAD(P)H], giving the protein MQIAQLYQQKRPVVSFEFFPPKTDKGVEILMRAVTELSELGPDYISVTCPLEKGRRSLTFTLVARIQNEFDVPTMAHLVTVHYSRDEVRDVLAGLRSDGIENLLALRGDLPDDGEIEREFAYASDLARVAREQGFSVGGAAHPEQHPDSADWDTEMLGLRRKVEAGCEFLVTQLFFDNADYFDYVDRARTAGIEVPIVAGIMPITSLPGIRRMAAMNGNRIPQELEAELEAAGDDPKSVEEIGVRHATAQCEALLDGGAPGIHFFTLNRSPSTRRIFKALQASGRV
- a CDS encoding YheU family protein; the protein is MPRSVGADTLPAMSGDFDDDAPQHVVVPRDALPPEVVSALLEEFASRDGTDYGSVERSLAEKVADLRRQLERGEIGIVFDPGSETTTLVPARELPDG
- the cysK gene encoding cysteine synthase A, whose translation is MMIYDSILDTIGNTPVVRLDHIAPPGIDLFAKVEAFNPGGSVKDRLAYAILQDAEKRGVLKPGQTIVEATSGNTGIALAMVCAAKGHPFVATMAESFSIERRKVMRAFGAKVILTPAAERGTGMVKKAEELAEQHGWFLARQFQNPANPEYHRNTTGPEILRDFANRRLDYWVTGWGTGGTLTGAGQVIKRARPDTKIVATEPEPASLLAGKEWQPHKIQGWTPDFVPDVLDAEVFDELIPVGEDESKECARRLAAEEGIFVGLSAGATLAAGLQIAKQAEKGSTILVMLPDTGDRYLSTWLFDDVEEGSDEAWLSTL